From a single Brassica napus cultivar Da-Ae chromosome C9, Da-Ae, whole genome shotgun sequence genomic region:
- the LOC106423672 gene encoding LOW QUALITY PROTEIN: MADS-box protein AGL71 (The sequence of the model RefSeq protein was modified relative to this genomic sequence to represent the inferred CDS: substituted 1 base at 1 genomic stop codon): MVRGKIEIKKIENVTSRQVTFSKRRSGLFKKAHXLSVLCDAKIAAIVFSQNGRLYEFSSSEMEKTIERYGEFSNEYFVPGRPQVQPYLEELKKEMDIMVKKIDLLEVQQRKLMGQGLGLCSVAELQEIDIQIEKSLRIVRSRKEIEVLDERRRLREKEIKERLLRPLLPVTFHTEKGEPEGGYRTKHSSEVETDVFIGLPVAPP; this comes from the exons ATGGTGAGAGGAAAGATCGAGATCAAGAAGATCGAAAACGTGACAAGTAGACAAGTCACGTTCTCAAAGCGAAGAAGTGGTCTATTTAAAAAGGCGCATTAGCTTTCAGTTCTATGCGATGCTAAAATTGCCGCCATTGTCTTCTCTCAGAACGGAAGATTATATGAATTCTCTAGCTCCGA GATGGAAAAAACGATAGAAAGATATGGAGAGTTTAGTAATGAGTACTTTGTGCCAGGGAGGCCCCAAGTACAACCATACCTGGAG GAGCTGAAGAAGGAAATGGATATAATGGTTAAGAAAATTGATCTCCTTGAAGTTCAGCAACG GAAGTTAATGGGGCAAGGTTTGGGTTTGTGTTCAGTGGCAGAACTTCAAGAGATAGACATTCAGATTGAGAAAAGCCTTCGTATTGTAAGATCAAGAAAG GAGATAGAAGTCTTGGATGAGAGAAGAAGGCTACGTGAAAAG GAAATCAAAGAGAGGTTGCTACGACCACTGCTGCCAGTAACATTTCATACTGAGAAAGGTGAACCCGAAGGTGGTTACAGAACCAAACATTCATCAGAGGTCGAAACCGATGTATTTATTGGATTGCCAGTGGCTCCACCATAA